The window gcactcgaggcaggtgaacggcctctccccagtgtggacccaccggtgtgtcagcaggtgggaggcctgggtaaagcccttcccgcactcagagcagctgaagggcctttccccagtgtggacccgccggtgcttcagcaggtcggaaGAGCGTGTAAAGCACTTCCCGcagacagagcaggtgaatggcctctcaccAGTGTGGACCAGCCGGTGggccagcaggtcagaggaatcgctgaaggccttcccacatttGGGGCAGGGGAAGGGCTTCTCACCGGTATGGACCCGTCGGTGAATCACGAGGTGGGAGGAGCGAGTGAACACCTTCCCACAATCGGGGCAgcggaagggcctctcccctgtgtgcacccgctggtgcctcatcagggcagaggaatcattGAAGGCCTTCTCACACTtgaggcagctgaagggcctctcccctgtgtgcacccgctggtgcctcatcagggcagaggaatcactgaaggccttcccgcattcaGGACAGGAGCATGgcttctccctggtgtgactgcgccgatgtgtCACCAGGGCAGACGGGACAAGGAAGCCTTTCctgcagtcgccacacttccatggtttctccatggccgaagctacAGTTCCAGACAAACGCGTGAATGTCCCCTCCCTGCCTTGAATTCCTCTATCCAGGCTAGATAACTgattcaggctccacactcagtgcgttgctgtaacagtagggtctctcttccagtcccactgatgctgaaatcgtactgaaacaggaaccaattggatcatagttgaaaattgttgcagtcccgatggattgagtggctcacaaatgctggagaatcagagtcgaaaactatgggtcaggcagcatctggggagcaggagagtcaatggttcaggcataagcctttcatctattgattttgaaacttcatcTTCAG of the Chiloscyllium punctatum isolate Juve2018m chromosome 36, sChiPun1.3, whole genome shotgun sequence genome contains:
- the LOC140461048 gene encoding uncharacterized protein, giving the protein MEKPWKCGDCRKGFLVPSALVTHRRSHTREKPCSCPECGKAFSDSSALMRHQRVHTGERPFSCLKCEKAFNDSSALMRHQRVHTGERPFRCPDCGKVFTRSSHLVIHRRVHTGEKPFPCPKCGKAFSDSSDLLAHRLVHTGERPFTCSVCGKCFTRSSDLLKHRRVHTGERPFSCSECGKGFTQASHLLTHRWVHTGERPFTCLECGKGFAVSSTLLTHQRVHTGERPFACPVCGQMFTMSCSLNKHQRRHQCSQQSDSAGNTAEGHPQD